The sequence TCATCGCTTTTGTGTCATGTATCCCATAATATTTAATCTGATTTTCTGCGAAGGAGTGTAGAGCTAAATGGCTTATTTTCGTTAATGGATAATAACGAGTTTTTGTCAAAGTAAATTGGGCTTTACTTAATGCTTAACTTAATAAAACAAGAATATAAACTTTTAATAGGTATTCTCGCAGTTCTATTTTTTAAGCTGGTTGGTGATGGATTACTGTCCGGCGGATTAGCACCTTTAAGCTATGTAATTACAACGGGTATATTGTTTTATGTAGTGATGGTTGCCATCTTTTCAGTGGTACGTCATTCGGATGCATTAGCTATAAAACTTGGTGACCCTTATGGAACGTTGATTCTAACGTTGTCGGTTGTCTTGCTTGAAGTGATAATGGTCTCCTCAGTAATGCTCACAGGCGAATCAAATCCTTATCTCGCAAGAGATACCATGTTTGCTGTAGTCATGGCAGTTCTCAACGGTTTTGTGGGTATTACGCTACTGATAGGCGGTATGAAATACCATACTCAAACTTACAACCTTGATGGCATTAAAGCGTACTTGGTTGCTATTATTCCACTTTCATTACTTTGTTTAGTGCTACCTAACTATACCAGTATGGACGCCTTAGGAAATATGTCGATAAGCTTGACTTGGACTTTGGTACTTGCCTCCATTGCTTTATATGCGGTATTCCTATTCGTCCAAACACGCAGTCATTCCAATTATTTTATTGATGCTGATCATGAAGATGAGCACGAGCATCACGGTCCGTTACATAGCAATGTTTTTCATACCATCATGTTAGTGAGCTATCTTCTTGTTGTTATCTTGCTGGCAAAAAGTCTCGCGATGCCAATTAACGATGGTATTACTGTGATGGGTGCTCCCGCGGCATTGGGAGGCTTGATTGTAGCCTTGATTATCCTTGCTCCTGAAGCTGTCGGAGCCGTTAAGGCAGCGGTGACCAATCAACTGCAGAGAGCGATGAACTTGTTCTTTGGATCAGTGCTAGCGACAATCGCACTGACTGTACCTGCTGTATTACTCATCTCTGGCGTGATGAATGAGCCTATTAGGTTAGGCTTAGCTCCTGCTGAAACAGTGTTACTTGGTGCGACGTTACTGATGACCAGCGTCAGCTTTAGTAGTGGTCGAACTAACTCACTTAATGGTGCAACACACTTAATACTGTTTTTCGCCTATATTATTTTGATGTTTGACTAGATAAGTATCGTTAATAAGGCTGAGTAACTCCTCATTTACTATCTATTGAAACAGTATGGGTAGATAACTTGGCCATTAACGATAAATTTTAATTCTGCCATTATTGAACGCTTGCCTTTAGTTATATTTTTACTTAATTATTAGAAATGTAATCTAATGGGCTGTTACATGAGTATATTGGATTATAATAATGACATTAATAAGCTTACCTTTTCCTACCGAGGAAGCAGAAAAGCTGTACTATTCAGTGCTTGATTGTATTTCGACTAAGAATAGTAAGAAACTATGCGGTTATCTAAACAAAGCAGAATCTATACAGCTTTCTTCTGTAGTGAATAAACTTACCAATGGTGAGCGAGTTGCGGTTTGGACACTATTAGCGGGCATCGACGCCTCACTGGCCGCAAATCTCCTTGACCATTTTTCTGATAATGAGTTGGTAAGCCTAATTAGCCAGTTACCGGTAGAGACGACGCTTAGTATGTTTCATCACCTACGCTCTGGTGATCGCCGTATTTTGATCAATGAATTGCCGTACGATCTCCAACAACAGCTAAAACGTTCGTTACCTCAAGCGTGGAAGAATGAAGAACGAGCGGCCTTAAATTATGCTTCGGACTCGGCGGGTGGAATTTGTAAGAGTGAAATCCTAAAGATGCCCGATAGTGCCACGATCGAAACCTTAGGAGAGATTTTAAACGCGGAAGAGCAGAACTTAGAGCGATTGGAATGGCGTTATGTCTATTTGCACGACCAGGAAGGGAACTATGTAGGAGGTTTAAAGATCCGCGATGTTATTTCCCTTCCAGGTGGTTCCGTGCTCAAAAACAGTCTTGACCCTTCTATCCCAGTGATTTCTCCTGAGTCAGATTTAACGGCGATCAAAAGTACTCTAGATACTACTTTGCATGCGGTTATTCCTGTTATCGATGACTTTGGTTTTCAAATAGGGGTTGTGGGCTTTAAACACCTCAATGAAGCACTGTATGAACGGTCAAAACAACAGTTACTTGAGCAGTCTGGTGTATTAGGGGGAGATGAATTTCGAACGATGCCTACCATCAAGCGGAATTTACGTAGGCTGGCCTTTCTATTGCCATCAGTAGTGCTGAGTTATGCTGCCGTGTCGATTATCGCAGCTTATGAGCCAATCATTGAAAAAATCGCGGTTTTAGCTGCAATATTACCACTTGTCGCCAATTTGTCTGGGGCAGCTGGCAATCAAGCGGTAGCCGTATCCATTAGAGAGCTGTCAACAGGTCAGATTTCTGCCAAGGATGTTTTATATGTTGTTGCTAAAGAAATACCAATAGGTGTTGTAAATGGCATATTGATCGGCAGCGTTCTTGCGTTACTCACTTATCTAACTCAAAGTGGGGAAGTTATTGGATTACCACTTTTTATTGGTTTAGCGTATTCCTTTTCCTCTACTTTTGCTGTCATGATTGGTGGCTCCCTACCCCTTATATTGAAGCGGTTCAACCTAGATCCAGCTATGTTATCTAGCCCAATACTAACTACGCTAACGGATGCTATATCATTCTTCAGCGTACTTTATCTTGCTCAGATGTTTTTATTATAGACAACGAAATAACTGGTGCTTATATGCAAATTGAAACTTTTATTACATACATGACGTTAACGGTCTTGGGTCTTTTGCCAATTATGAATCCACCGTCAGCGGCAACCATTCTTTTGGGGCTAAGCAAGGGACGAGACCGAAATTATATGGTAACGCAGGCGAAGACTGCCGGCGTTTACTTATTCATTGCCTTATGCATTACTTTTTTTATTGGAGCATCAGTTCTCGAGTTATTTAGTATTTCTATCCCAAGTCTCCGACTCGGCGGTGGCATCATTATCTTGGTTATTGGTTTCAATATGTTGTTTCCAAGCGCAAAGAGTGATGGGAATAGTCCAGGGCAAGACTCAATCGCATTGGTCCCTTTAACGATACCGTCACTTTGTGGGCCAGGTTCGATGGCGATGGTTATCAGTTTGGCAGCGCAAATCGCTAGTTACGAAGACCACGATAGCATAGTCAGCGTTTATACAGGTGTAGTAGCCGGGCTGGGTGTTGTAACGCTGATAGCAACGTTTACTTTAACAATGGCATATCCACTGCTTAGAGCTTTAGGACAAAATGGGATTGATGCCTTTACTCGGATTATGGGATTTTTACTAATTTGTATGGGAGTTCAGTTTTTTACGCTTGGTGTTCAGGAAATCGTTTTAGAAATTAATGAACTTCTCGCTTGGCAGTGAAATGACACATTGAATAATTAGGGCAGTCGAGGGTGTTGCCCTATCAAAAAATAAGTTTTATATAGGAGTAATTAGAATAGTGAAAGGTATATTCTTTATTGGCTCAATAGCGTTGGTGTTTGGAATAGCTTCTTATACGTACTTTTCACCAACCAAAAAGCAAGAGCGCATTGTTAGGGAAGTGACAAAGTTAGAGCAAACTATGTGGCTAGATAACTTATACTCGAAAAAAGAAGAGTTTGATGGTCTAGGATTACCTGAACAATTTGAATATGTTGAGCGATTTTGCAGCAGGTCCTACAAGATTTCTAACGACCGAAAACGTTGTATAAAGGATGGCAAGTTTATGTTGTTATCTTATCATTACGAACAAGATGGATATATATTAAATCGTCAGGTTTTTGATAGGTTTTACGGCTAGTGAATTATTAATTTTTTGTGGAATGAATTCTCTATTAACTACGCATTTTGGAGAGGGATATGTTTTCTTTTAATAAGGTTATGGCTTTAATGACCTTTGAACTATACAATTCTAATGTTGATTTTGACTTTATTTGGCTACCTTCTAAACAGGAACTCAGATCAGTTGAATTTAAAGATAAAAAACGTTTAACGTTAATGAATTTGTCTTTACGAGATGGTTACAGTGTTGAGGGTCAGGAAGACAGTGAAGATACAGCATGTGAGTTGTATGTCATTCCAAGTCGAGGTGTGATGTGTGTTGAGCATATTACTTTAGGTAAACCGGTGATGGAAAACAAATCAAGAGACATTATCTTCATTGACTATACAGAGTGCGAAATTGAGGATATTCGTTGGTTTGTTCGTCAGGTTTGCAATTTGGCTGAGAAGTGATAATTGAAGCATATTGCTAGTAGAGGTTGAATGAAAAGATTAATAGTAATGCTGTCTCTTATATCATCGTCCGCGCTCGCATTTGATTCTGAGTTTTCAGGGGTTGTTGAGTGTAATAATAATGGTAGAAAACAGCAGTTTATAATCAGTGAAAACTCTATGATTGTTAAATCGAGAGCTAACGAGCAACAAATGGTGGCAGTGACACGAAGTAACCATGAACTAGATACAGGATTGTATCTGGTAAATAGATCTGAGAATAATTCAAAGAGAACTTGGCTCCTAACCCACCATGGAGACGAAAAAGTGGTTGTTTATAATTTTTATGCATTGAGTACTAAAGGAAATACTCAGTTACCTCCTAGAACGTCTACGAGATGTTCCGTTTTATAGTAATTGTTATATTTTGATATAATGACATTAAATATCAGTAGCTTAAATCTGGCTTATTGAGTGTTGCCAATTTACATAAGTGAGCCAGATTTCGCCATATAACCACGCTTATTACAAGGTCTTATAGTTACCTAGCTTTCTTTAATACCAAATTAGTTGCAATAAAGGTTGATTGAATTATAATCGCTGCGTATATTTCTCGTTCGGTAGTATGGCCGTTGCATTAATGTAACATCTTAACAACAATGCAACTAAATAAGCAAAAGGTCCTTAATGGTAGAGCTTGATAAAATAGATCTCAATCTTCTTAAAATATTGAAAGCTGTCGTTGAAACGCAAAATACACATTATGCAGCAAGTCAGTTAGGGATTTCTCAGACTACCGTTAGTAGAGGGGTGACAAAGCTTAAAGAGACATTTGGTGAGCAACTCTTTGTACGTAAGCCTCACGGTGTAGAACCGTCAGAGTTGGCTGAAAAGCTAGCGGAAGCATCAAGCGATATGTTGACGCCTATTGTGAAAGTGCTTGAGTCCTATCACGACTTTGAGCCTTCCAAGTTTACTGGTGAAGTTAAGGTGGCGATGAGTGTTTTTTTGTTAGACCAGTTTGGTGGGGGTATGTTTGACGCACTGAAACTTGTGCTACCAAAGGCGAAATTCAAAATGCTCTATTGGCAAGAGAACACTCTCTTGGATCTACTTAGTGGTAATGTTGACTATGTACTTCATTTTGAAGAGATGCCTCTGCCACAAGAAGTCTATTTACATACATTAAAAGATATCAAACTCAGTCTTATTGCTCGTAAAAATCACCCTGTGTTGAGCTACACGAATGATTGGGCTGAAATCAATCACCTTCCTGTGACTCGCATTATCATCGATGGCTTGAATTCTATGCGAGCTCCTGTAGAAGACCTCTATCGGTCGAAGGGTTATGAAGCTAACGTGACCTTAGCGACGCATAGTATACCTGTGCTGCTTGATAAGCTTCGAAAGTCAGATGCAGTGTGCTTTGGGAGTAGCTTTATGATCGATGATGATCCAAGTTTGATATGCTACTCATTACCCTCTACACCTGAAGAGTTCAAAACGGTCAGAGTGAATGGCGGCTACTTGCATTCAAAACGTGGCTTTCCTCTTAATAAATTGTTGCACCAAACCATACAGGACTACTTTAAAGACGTTGTTCAGCCAACGTGCCCCTCTTGCCATTGAGGCGTCTTAATCAGCTAACTCATCGAGTTATTAACATTCTGTTGATATTTAATTGATCCCTTCATTTATTTCAATCATAGTGAATGGAGTAGGTTGGTAATGGA is a genomic window of Vibrio sp. CB1-14 containing:
- a CDS encoding magnesium transporter, with protein sequence MTLISLPFPTEEAEKLYYSVLDCISTKNSKKLCGYLNKAESIQLSSVVNKLTNGERVAVWTLLAGIDASLAANLLDHFSDNELVSLISQLPVETTLSMFHHLRSGDRRILINELPYDLQQQLKRSLPQAWKNEERAALNYASDSAGGICKSEILKMPDSATIETLGEILNAEEQNLERLEWRYVYLHDQEGNYVGGLKIRDVISLPGGSVLKNSLDPSIPVISPESDLTAIKSTLDTTLHAVIPVIDDFGFQIGVVGFKHLNEALYERSKQQLLEQSGVLGGDEFRTMPTIKRNLRRLAFLLPSVVLSYAAVSIIAAYEPIIEKIAVLAAILPLVANLSGAAGNQAVAVSIRELSTGQISAKDVLYVVAKEIPIGVVNGILIGSVLALLTYLTQSGEVIGLPLFIGLAYSFSSTFAVMIGGSLPLILKRFNLDPAMLSSPILTTLTDAISFFSVLYLAQMFLL
- a CDS encoding MarC family NAAT transporter, with amino-acid sequence MQIETFITYMTLTVLGLLPIMNPPSAATILLGLSKGRDRNYMVTQAKTAGVYLFIALCITFFIGASVLELFSISIPSLRLGGGIIILVIGFNMLFPSAKSDGNSPGQDSIALVPLTIPSLCGPGSMAMVISLAAQIASYEDHDSIVSVYTGVVAGLGVVTLIATFTLTMAYPLLRALGQNGIDAFTRIMGFLLICMGVQFFTLGVQEIVLEINELLAWQ
- a CDS encoding LysR family transcriptional regulator — encoded protein: MVELDKIDLNLLKILKAVVETQNTHYAASQLGISQTTVSRGVTKLKETFGEQLFVRKPHGVEPSELAEKLAEASSDMLTPIVKVLESYHDFEPSKFTGEVKVAMSVFLLDQFGGGMFDALKLVLPKAKFKMLYWQENTLLDLLSGNVDYVLHFEEMPLPQEVYLHTLKDIKLSLIARKNHPVLSYTNDWAEINHLPVTRIIIDGLNSMRAPVEDLYRSKGYEANVTLATHSIPVLLDKLRKSDAVCFGSSFMIDDDPSLICYSLPSTPEEFKTVRVNGGYLHSKRGFPLNKLLHQTIQDYFKDVVQPTCPSCH
- a CDS encoding calcium:proton antiporter yields the protein MLNLIKQEYKLLIGILAVLFFKLVGDGLLSGGLAPLSYVITTGILFYVVMVAIFSVVRHSDALAIKLGDPYGTLILTLSVVLLEVIMVSSVMLTGESNPYLARDTMFAVVMAVLNGFVGITLLIGGMKYHTQTYNLDGIKAYLVAIIPLSLLCLVLPNYTSMDALGNMSISLTWTLVLASIALYAVFLFVQTRSHSNYFIDADHEDEHEHHGPLHSNVFHTIMLVSYLLVVILLAKSLAMPINDGITVMGAPAALGGLIVALIILAPEAVGAVKAAVTNQLQRAMNLFFGSVLATIALTVPAVLLISGVMNEPIRLGLAPAETVLLGATLLMTSVSFSSGRTNSLNGATHLILFFAYIILMFD